A single region of the Liolophura sinensis isolate JHLJ2023 chromosome 9, CUHK_Ljap_v2, whole genome shotgun sequence genome encodes:
- the LOC135475796 gene encoding carbohydrate sulfotransferase 11-like, with the protein MVRGCPRMGPHLTLGRKVTIVFGLCLLVCLAINIGSLRQYLQQRDGTPVQADWNGRLTTTAEASSVIQARNSERVTRVRNMCDALGRPTSTQDTRGRFLVARSRKFAICFVPKVGCTFWKRLFLALQKNKTNIFEFTKNQAHKENVVDSVLKIPRFDAAYKFLSEATRVMFARDPYSRLYSAYVDKFYLGDFWYSNGRKIMGLVRRNATRHSRLCGHDLTFEEFLRYALKVSSSPVVKGGDEHWYPISKLCHPCTFDYHIIGKQETFSDDRDYVMDTVGISGLVNLTTTKEMVARDGMNQTIDMSWSKVAKCMSRKDFCRRMWTSYINQGYIHTSQGFPEQRINENTTREGFLKMAMEAYHQNPPTAEQRKEQRQQAMINAYKTVSPKIMKQIQLVYDLDFQLFNYHIRPVMLFPR; encoded by the exons ATGGTTCGGGGGTGTCCGCGCATGGGACCTCACCTCACCTTGGGTCGAAAAGTCACGATAGTTTTCGGGCTGTGTTTGCTGGTCTGCCTAGCTATCAACATTG GATCGTTAAGACAGTATTTACAACAGCGTGATGgaacacctgtacag GCTGATTGGAACGGGCGACTGACAACAACAGCTGAGGCCTCCAGCGTGATACAAGCGAGGAACTCAGAACGGGTTACACGTGTGCGAAACATGTGCGATGCGCTAGGCCGCCCAACAAGCACACAGGACACCCGAGGTCGTTTCCTTGTCGCCCGTTCGCGCAAATTCGCAATTTGTTTCGTGCCCAAAGTGGGCTGCACCTTTTGGAAAAGACTGTTTCTAGctttacaaaaaaacaagacaaatatATTTGAGTTTACCAAGAATCAAGCTCATAAGGAAAATGTGGTCGATTCCGTTTTGAAGATTCCAAGATTTGATGCCGCCTATAAATTCTTGTCTGAAGCCACTCGCGTGATGTTTGCCCGAGATCCATATTCCAGGCTATATTCTGCTTATGTGGATAAATTTTATCTCGGCGACTTTTGGTATTCGAATGGACGCAAAATAATGGGATTAGTGCGAAGAAACGCGACAAGGCATTCTCGACTATGTGGCCATGACTTAACTTTTGAAGAATTCTTAAGGTATGCCCTTAAGGTATCCAGTAGTCCAGTGGTTAAAGGTGGAGATGAACACTGGTATCCCATCAGCAAACTCTGTCACCCGTGTACATTTGATTACCACATCATCGGTAAGCAGGAAACCTTCTCCGATGACAGGGACTACGTGATGGACACAGTTGGCATCAGCGGATTGGTGAACCTAACAACAACGAAGGAAATGGTAGCACGCGATGGCATGAACCAGACAATTGACATGTCCTGGAGTAAAGTTGCTAAGTGCATGTCCCGTAAAGACTTTTGTCGGAGAATGTGGACATCATACATAAACCAAGGCTACATCCATACTTCTCAGGGCTTTCCTGAACAGCGCATCAATGAAAACACGACTCGTGAAGGATTTTTAAAGATGGCCATGGAGGCTTACCACCAAAATCCACCTACCGCAGAACAACGAAAAGAGCAACGACAACAGGCAATGataaatgcatataaaactgtttcacccaaaataatgaaacaaatccAGCTTGTTTACGATCTGGACTTTCAATTGTTTAATTATCATATCAGACCCGTTATGTTGTTCCCTCGTTGA